A single genomic interval of Kogia breviceps isolate mKogBre1 chromosome 6, mKogBre1 haplotype 1, whole genome shotgun sequence harbors:
- the ZNF518B gene encoding zinc finger protein 518B, giving the protein MQMKKMKDSGQQLWTAQVDDGHNSLTMSLKQPNANRATRPDRQEAQALLYQVSEAEAAAMTVATCVKCKSVYKIPLQDLKKDTGQSQKEDKYVCFTCSLGVAPPHFHFVNSNHSATHIGNKPETISSSVNNKFKVRNFKPGKYYCDKCRFSTKDPLQYKKHTLQHEEIKFICSHCSYISYTKGEFQRHLVKHTGIFPYQCEYCDYGAIRNDYIVKHRKRVHEKAGGKRLPKTIAKLEPKRISASKQNPELLKASSPRTAFQNKLSDQLSRFSLHSNKDRMHNIMLLPESEEYQKDVVCIPNKVTLSEPNEVNPFENKSVEVEVLSPAKEPVQPGMPLTVVAPAELIVPANCLAQLIDVKVVNGTQQLVLKLFPLEESNRLAAGGGDGGNSEHVTKEKDSREQEKMASAEQTKSLMIEGTVGKLAGIDNLQSSVQKQLKNMKWVRSYNFFTSNSSARSGGESFLNPDRVEGLQKKGYTYPQRTALPSIALKGHSPSSLIKNGILSGLGTTSNSFPYKAAVSFTEDGRNLHSGSQQLFPLATSPATISFSGEKDSLPLSKKDMESRNEISFPIKVVPPNRKLKDNQTQEHKAVSNTGHISSQHKSEYLHINITGEDGIRSQQSGDKPLELKNSEKTNDSFEGPVISSVFSLSSGSENVPEGVKWNSSTSKIKSIELLRRKIAQLIESCGKPSSLAASNAHRRSVGKAPKVTSKAASEGIREINMSFTSTGYSTGTLPKPQDDVGINGQLTHQQIYPHLVEGSSGKSESGVARKPHLAPPVLIPKGAVLRVLNSSENSHIIEATCEAPVSIPCSETQLIKPIPFCPVKQTDLDLQSSTSESGPVDMSQNHDLSLWAKSRKESANCSTMLKKTGLLQGQQGSGAMSKQGKLFSRSLPVSKNKTKQVNSSKKKSKIQADPSRCFKDPSIFQVARQLRLIAAKPDQLIKCPRRNQPVIVLNHPDVDSPEVSNVMKVINKYKGNVLKVVLSERTRCQLGIRRQHVRLTYQNVEEANQIKRQMMLKMKLKKVHKNNYQVVDSLPDDSSQCIFKCWFCGRLYEDQEEWMSHGQRHLIEATRDWDVLSSKGK; this is encoded by the coding sequence atgcaaatgaagaaGATGAAGGATAGTGGACAGCAGTTATGGACTGCACAAGTGGATGACGGACACAATTCCTTGACCATGTCGCTCAAACAGCCTAATGCTAATCGAGCGACCCGCCCAGATAGACAAGAAGCTCAGGCTCTTTTGTATCAAGTCTCCGAGGCAGAGGCTGCCGCGATGACCGTTGCTACATGTGTAAAGTGTAAAAGTGTGTACAAGATCCCGCTTCAGGATCTGAAAAAGGATACTGGGCAAAGCCAAAAGGAGGACAAATATGTTTGCTTCACATGCAGCCTAGGTGTGGCCCCTCCCCATTTCCATTTTGTGAACAGTAATCACAGTGCTACTCACATAGGAAATAAACCGGAAACCATCTCAAGTTCTGTCAATAACAAATTTAAGGTAAGGAACTTTAAGCCAGGCAAATACTATTGTGATAAATGTCGATTTTCCACAAAGGACCCTCTGCAGTACAAAAAGCACACACTTCAACATGAAGAGATTAAGTTCATTTGTTCTCACTGCAGCTACATTTCCTACACTAAAGGGGAGTTTCAGAGGCACTTGGTGAAACACACAGGCATTTTCCCTTATCAATGTGAGTATTGTGACTATGGTGCTATTAGAAATGACTACATTGTCAAACACAGGAAGAGAGTCCACGAGAAAGCTGGTGGAAAACGGCTGCCCAAAACCATTGCCAAGCTGGAGCCAAAAAGAATCAGTGCATCCAAGCAAAACCCGGAGCTTTTAAAAGCTTCCAGTCCAAGGACTGCGTTTCAAAATAAGTTGTCAGATCAACTTTCAAGGTTCTCCCTCCATTCAAATAAAGACAGAATGCACAACATAATGTTATTACCTGAATCAGAGGAGTACCAAAAAGATGTCGTGTGCATTCCAAATAAAGTGACGCTGTCAGAGCCCAATGAAGTCAACCCGTTTGAGAACAAAAGTGTGGAGGTGGAAGTGTTATCCCCTGCAAAAGAGCCTGTCCAGCCGGGAATGCCATTAACGGTTGTGGCACCAGCGGAGCTAATCGTCCCTGCAAACTGTTTAGCCCAGTTGATAGATGTGAAGGTTGTCAATGGAACACAGCAGCTTGTGCTGAAACTGTTTCCTCTGGAAGAAAGTAATCGCCTTGCCGCTGGTGGGGGTGATGGAGGTAATTCTGAACATGTGACTAAAGAGAAAGATTCAAGGGAACAGGAAAAAATGGCTTCTGCAGAACAAACAAAGTCACTAATGATCGAAGGGACTGTTGGAAAACTTGCAGGCATCGATAATCTTCAATCATCAGTTCAGAAACAACTTAAAAACATGAAATGGGTAAGGTCTTACAACTTTTTCACCTCAAATTCTAGCGcacgcagtggtggagaatccttTCTCAACCCTGATAGAGTTGAGGGTTTGCAGAAAAAAGGTTATACATATCCACAAAGAACTGCTCTTCCTTCCATTGCCTTAAAAGGTCATTCTCCATCATCTCTaataaaaaatggtattttaagtGGTCTTGGAACTACGTCAAACTCTTTTCCATATAAAGCTGCCGTTTCTTttactgaagatggaagaaatttACACAGTGGCTCACAGCAGTTATTTCCTCTTGCTACATCTCCTGCAACCATTTCCTTCTCTGGAGAAAAGGACTCACTGCCCCTAAGTAAAAAGGACATGGAATCTAGAAATGAGATCAGTTTTCCTATAAAAGTAGTTCCCCCTAATAGGAAGCTGAAAGATAACCAGACACAGGAACACAAGGCAGTTTCAAATACCGGCCATATTTCCTCTCAACATAAAAGTGAgtatttacacataaacataacGGGAGAAGATGGAATCAGATCTCAACAGTCTGGGGATAAACCTTTGGAATTAAAGAATTCTGAAAAGACTAATGACTCCTTCGAAGGCCCAGTCATCTCATCAGTGTTTTCTCTGAGCTCTGGATCTGAAAACGTCCCTGAGGGCGTTAAGTGGAATAGTTCAACGTCCAAAATAAAGTCAATTGAACTCTTGCGCAGAAAGATAGCCCAGTTAATTGAATCCTGTGGCAAGCCTTCATCTTTGGCTGCAAGTAATGCACATCGTCGTTCTGTAGGGAAGGCACCTAAGGTCACTTCGAAAGCTGCCTCTGAAGGTATTCGGGAAATTAACATGTCATTTACCAGCACTGGCTATTCCACGGGTACTCTCCCGAAACCTCAGGATGACGTTGGTATTAATGGACAGTTGACTCATCAGCAGATATATCCACATCTTGTAGAAGGCAGCAGTGGGAAAAGCGAAAGCGGAGTAGCCAGGAAGCCACATTTGGCTCCTCCAGTATTGATCCCGAAGGGGGCTGTGCTGAGGGTTCTTAATTCCTCTGAGAATTCCCACATTATAGAGGCTACATGTGAAGCACCTGTCAGCATCCCCTGCAGTGAGACACAGTTAATCAAGCCCATTCCGTTCTGCCCAGTGAAACAGACAGACTTGGACTTACAGTCTTCGACAAGTGAAAGTGGGCCAGTAGACATGTCCCAGAATCATGATCTGTCTCTTTGGGCTAAATCAAGAAAAGAGAGTGCTAATTGTAGCACCATGCTTAAAAAAACTGGACTCCTGCAGGGACAGCAAGGAAGTGGTGCAATGAGTAAGCAAGGGAAACTGTTTTCCAGAAGTCTTCctgtaagtaaaaataaaaccaaacaagtCAACTCAtccaagaagaaaagcaaaattcaGGCTGATCCCAGCCGCTGTTTCAAGGATCCTTCCATTTTTCAGGTTGCAAGACAACTTCGACTGATAGCAGCTAAACCAGACCAGTTGATCAAATGCCCCCGTCGGAACCAGCCTGTCATCGTGTTAAACCATCCTGATGTCGACTCTCCAGAAGTATCCAATGTGATGAAGGTAATAAACAAGTACAAAGGCAACGTCCTCAAAGTGGTCCTATCAGAGAGGACTAGGTGTCAGTTAGGCATCAGGCGGCAGCATGTCCGGCTGACCTACCAGAATGTGGAGGAAGCCAATCAGATAAAAAGGCAAATGATGttgaaaatgaaacttaaaaaagtTCATAAAAACAACTACCAGGTGGTGGATTCCTTGCCCGATGACTCATCACAGTGTATATTTAAGTGCTGGTTTTGTGGACGGCTCTACGAAGACCAGGAAGAGTGGATGAGTCATGGCCAACGGCATTTAATAGAAGCAACTAGAGACTGGGATGTTCTTTCTTCCAAGGGCAAATAA